In Acidobacteriota bacterium, one DNA window encodes the following:
- a CDS encoding sigma-70 family RNA polymerase sigma factor — protein sequence MLPRVRSSRGTSQDWYSASGAERFRIGPVQANAWIEQVEERHLPPRSSAAERQRFRKRLHLADLMLARTCALGEEAAWEELWRRCQPRLRAAARTLTHNAERADELADNLLTDLYAPQEGDGRHRSKLFAYSGLGSLDAWLCTLLAQAHVNAWRRERRQVALEDCAGLQALLVAPHSGWPASSPAARNAVDVALARVLRAAAAPARLLLCLYFLDSRTLAEIAAVLRVHESTVSRRLDRVLRQLRRQMRRELAGLGLRPAAAEAALHIDPRWLQIDVSRSLRAQPQEGPRVL from the coding sequence ATGCTGCCTCGTGTGCGGTCATCGCGTGGAACGAGCCAGGACTGGTATAGCGCCAGCGGCGCCGAACGCTTCCGCATCGGCCCGGTGCAAGCCAACGCCTGGATCGAGCAGGTGGAAGAACGTCATCTGCCGCCACGCAGCTCGGCCGCCGAGCGGCAACGCTTCCGCAAGCGGCTGCACCTGGCGGACCTCATGCTGGCGCGGACCTGCGCGCTGGGAGAAGAAGCGGCGTGGGAAGAACTATGGCGACGCTGTCAGCCGCGCTTGCGCGCCGCCGCGCGCACACTGACCCACAACGCCGAGCGTGCCGATGAGCTGGCGGACAATCTTTTAACCGACCTTTACGCGCCGCAGGAGGGCGACGGGCGCCATCGCTCGAAACTGTTTGCCTACAGCGGCCTGGGGAGCCTCGATGCCTGGCTCTGCACGCTGCTGGCGCAGGCGCACGTCAACGCCTGGCGGCGCGAGCGCCGGCAAGTAGCGCTGGAAGATTGCGCGGGCCTGCAAGCTTTGCTGGTAGCGCCGCACAGCGGCTGGCCCGCCAGTTCGCCTGCGGCCCGGAACGCGGTAGACGTAGCGCTGGCGCGCGTGCTGCGCGCCGCGGCGGCACCGGCGCGGCTGCTGCTGTGCCTGTACTTTCTCGACAGCCGCACGCTGGCGGAAATCGCAGCGGTATTGCGGGTGCATGAGTCCACCGTCAGCCGGCGGCTCGATCGCGTGTTGCGGCAATTGCGGCGGCAGATGCGGCGCGAACTGGCGGGGCTGGGCCTGCGTCCCGCAGCCGCCGAGGCAGCGCTGCATATCGATCCGCGCTGGCTGCAGATCGACGTGAGCCGCTCGCTGCGCGCGCAGCCGCAGGAAGGGCCGCGTGTTCTGTAA
- the mreD gene encoding rod shape-determining protein MreD, with the protein MPQIFSTSRAEAAVFRFPAVFIPLLAVVALVLQTYLPVVFHAAVYLDLPLLVVIYWAITYRRPRGASLVGAVLGLAQDSLSHTALGVNGISKTVIGFLDASLGSRFDADHPGVRLLVVLVCYELNRAILYALQRFLLGTPVLWHGWITLVAALVNGLLAVILFHGFDRFRHWV; encoded by the coding sequence ATGCCGCAGATATTCAGCACATCCCGCGCCGAAGCCGCCGTCTTTCGTTTTCCGGCGGTGTTTATTCCGCTGCTGGCGGTGGTGGCGCTGGTGCTGCAGACCTATCTGCCGGTGGTGTTCCACGCCGCAGTCTATTTGGATCTCCCGCTGCTCGTGGTGATCTATTGGGCCATCACGTATCGCCGGCCGCGCGGAGCATCGCTCGTGGGTGCCGTGTTGGGTCTCGCTCAGGACAGCCTGTCGCACACGGCACTGGGCGTGAACGGTATCTCCAAGACCGTCATCGGCTTTCTCGATGCCTCGCTTGGCAGCCGCTTCGATGCCGACCACCCCGGCGTACGGCTGCTGGTGGTGTTAGTTTGCTATGAGCTGAACCGCGCCATCCTTTATGCCCTGCAGCGTTTCCTGCTGGGCACCCCCGTCCTGTGGCATGGATGGATTACGCTGGTAGCAGCACTGGTAAATGGCCTCCTGGCGGTGATCCTGTTTCACGGTTTTGACCGCTTCCGGCACTGGGTGTAA
- the mrdA gene encoding penicillin-binding protein 2, with protein sequence MAEILDRKDKLPEGRMRLVQVCILIGFIALAGGLWQLQILNGVKYAELARENRVRIIPVPAPRGRLYDRRGRLLVSNYPSFTAYLVREANKHWRGDLPAIAKGLFVPLSDVEAAMDKYESAPAYQPIPIKQDITMADQDFIAAHRDQFPELEPVMASRRLYPKNGYAANLIGYVGEPTPRQVRADNLRPGAVVGQSGLEAFYNKRLTGVDGERRVLVNSRGQVMGQLSEQPPISGHDLRLTIDEDVQTAAEEAMGNRPGAVVALDPRTGAVLALVSRPTFDPNAFVQGVSPQQWQRWITDPEHPLMDKAIQAQLAPGSVFKLVMSVAGLQTGIAENLNVDCTGVFYYYGHPYRCYIYTETHHGHGVLNIAQAITHSCDFYFYTLGSKLGIQTIDQYATELGLGQHTGIDLPHEAAGQIPSPAWQMRRFHRAWYRGETINVSIGQGSVTTTPIQLARLAGGIASGGHFARPHLDADAPNTAGFNVPLSPITVSDILTGMRGVTEPGGTAASAHLVGVSWGGKTGTAQTISDAALRRLTGNTSRFTPNVWFVGVSPLQNPQIAVCVLFQRGYESSYAARIAARVVQAYWLAEAKEGLLTTETASNSTAAHTATAPGQLPQ encoded by the coding sequence ATGGCGGAGATTCTCGATCGTAAAGACAAGCTGCCAGAAGGCCGCATGCGGCTGGTGCAGGTCTGCATCCTGATCGGCTTCATCGCCCTGGCCGGCGGCCTGTGGCAACTGCAGATTTTAAACGGCGTCAAATATGCCGAACTGGCGCGCGAAAACCGGGTCCGCATCATTCCCGTTCCTGCTCCCCGGGGACGACTCTACGACCGGCGCGGACGCCTGCTCGTGAGTAATTATCCTTCCTTCACCGCCTACCTGGTCCGGGAAGCGAATAAGCACTGGCGTGGCGATTTGCCCGCGATTGCCAAAGGGCTGTTTGTGCCTTTAAGCGATGTCGAAGCCGCCATGGACAAGTACGAATCCGCGCCTGCCTATCAACCGATTCCCATCAAGCAGGACATTACCATGGCCGACCAGGACTTCATCGCCGCGCATCGCGATCAGTTTCCGGAACTGGAGCCGGTGATGGCCAGTCGCCGTCTCTACCCGAAGAATGGCTACGCCGCCAATCTCATCGGCTATGTCGGCGAGCCCACGCCCCGCCAGGTGCGCGCAGACAATTTGCGTCCGGGCGCAGTGGTCGGCCAGTCGGGTCTGGAGGCCTTCTATAACAAGCGGCTCACGGGCGTGGATGGCGAGCGGCGGGTGCTGGTAAACAGCCGTGGCCAGGTCATGGGCCAGCTTTCCGAGCAGCCCCCCATCTCCGGCCACGATCTGCGTCTGACAATAGACGAAGACGTGCAGACGGCTGCGGAAGAGGCGATGGGCAACCGTCCGGGCGCAGTAGTCGCGCTCGATCCACGCACTGGTGCGGTGCTGGCGCTGGTCAGCCGGCCGACGTTCGATCCCAATGCGTTTGTGCAGGGCGTCTCGCCCCAACAGTGGCAGCGGTGGATTACCGACCCCGAGCATCCGCTCATGGATAAGGCCATCCAGGCGCAGCTCGCACCAGGCTCGGTTTTCAAGCTGGTGATGTCGGTCGCAGGGCTGCAGACCGGCATTGCGGAGAATCTCAACGTCGACTGCACCGGCGTCTTCTACTACTACGGCCATCCCTATCGTTGCTATATCTACACCGAAACCCACCACGGTCACGGCGTGCTCAACATTGCCCAGGCCATCACGCATTCGTGTGATTTCTATTTCTACACGCTCGGCAGCAAGCTCGGCATCCAGACCATTGATCAGTACGCCACCGAACTCGGCCTGGGTCAGCATACCGGCATCGACTTGCCCCATGAAGCGGCCGGCCAGATTCCCTCACCGGCGTGGCAGATGAGGCGCTTTCATCGCGCCTGGTATCGCGGTGAAACCATCAATGTTTCCATCGGTCAGGGATCCGTGACCACAACTCCCATTCAATTGGCCCGTCTGGCCGGCGGCATCGCCAGTGGCGGCCACTTTGCCCGCCCGCACCTGGATGCGGACGCTCCCAACACCGCAGGATTCAACGTGCCACTCAGTCCGATTACGGTCAGTGACATCCTGACGGGCATGCGCGGCGTGACCGAACCCGGCGGCACCGCCGCCAGCGCGCATCTCGTGGGCGTGAGTTGGGGGGGCAAAACCGGAACCGCGCAAACCATCTCCGATGCGGCCCTGCGCCGCCTCACCGGCAACACCAGCCGCTTCACACCCAATGTCTGGTTCGTGGGCGTCTCGCCCCTGCAAAATCCCCAAATCGCCGTCTGCGTCTTGTTCCAGCGCGGCTATGAAAGCTCCTATGCGGCCCGCATCGCCGCCCGCGTGGTCCAGGCTTACTGGCTGGCGGAAGCCAAAGAAGGGCTGCTGACGACCGAGACCGCTTCCAATTCGACCGCGGCCCACACGGCCACGGCGCCCGGGCAATTACCGCAATGA
- the rodA gene encoding rod shape-determining protein RodA: protein MTKWRDLDWVLLALLLAISLLGILEIHNATIATRFAPLWIKQVYYLIAGIGLLLVFSRIDYKLILESSPWLYLASVAALGLVLVVGRAIFHSRRWIPVAGTHLQVSEFVKIVIIVVVARYCGSARLSLAWSDVVKVGGLVGIPAALVLLEPDLGTALTYIPVAIVGLLLGGLRWRQVLVLGLGFLLMLPIAWHELHPYQRDRIIGFLQPQADPLGSGYQVLQSKIAVGAGGVLGQGMAQGSQTRGQFLPVPQADFIFAAFAEEYGFAGALLLLGLYLLLLLRLMQNAHLAPDRYAGMVVMGVVAILTFHVLVNVGMVVGFMPVTGIPLPLMSSGGSSLLFVFIAMGIVMNIRMARFVN from the coding sequence ATGACCAAATGGCGGGATCTGGATTGGGTGCTGCTGGCGTTGCTGCTGGCCATTTCGCTGCTGGGCATCCTGGAAATTCACAACGCCACCATTGCCACCAGATTTGCCCCTCTCTGGATCAAGCAGGTCTATTACCTGATTGCCGGCATCGGTTTGCTGCTGGTCTTCAGCCGGATTGATTACAAATTGATTCTGGAATCGAGCCCCTGGCTTTATTTGGCCTCCGTGGCGGCGTTGGGGCTGGTGCTGGTGGTCGGGCGGGCGATTTTCCATTCCCGCCGCTGGATCCCAGTGGCGGGAACGCACCTCCAGGTTTCCGAATTCGTCAAAATCGTTATAATTGTGGTGGTTGCGCGGTACTGCGGGTCAGCCCGCCTTTCCCTCGCCTGGTCCGATGTGGTGAAGGTAGGTGGTCTGGTCGGCATTCCAGCGGCGCTGGTGCTGCTGGAGCCGGATTTGGGCACGGCCCTCACCTACATTCCCGTAGCCATTGTGGGCTTGCTGCTGGGAGGCTTGCGCTGGCGCCAGGTTCTGGTGCTGGGACTGGGTTTCCTGCTGATGTTGCCCATTGCCTGGCATGAGCTTCATCCCTACCAACGGGACCGTATCATCGGGTTTTTGCAACCCCAGGCGGATCCATTAGGTAGCGGATACCAGGTTTTGCAGTCCAAGATTGCAGTAGGTGCAGGAGGAGTTTTGGGCCAGGGTATGGCCCAGGGTTCGCAGACGCGGGGCCAATTTTTGCCGGTTCCGCAGGCCGATTTTATTTTTGCCGCCTTTGCCGAAGAGTACGGCTTTGCCGGCGCGCTGTTGCTGCTGGGTCTGTATCTGCTGCTGCTGTTGCGGCTGATGCAGAACGCGCACTTGGCGCCGGACCGATACGCCGGCATGGTGGTGATGGGCGTGGTGGCGATTTTGACTTTTCACGTCCTGGTCAACGTGGGTATGGTGGTGGGCTTCATGCCGGTGACCGGCATCCCGCTGCCGCTGATGAGTTCCGGAGGATCGTCGTTGCTGTTCGTGTTCATTGCTATGGGCATTGTGATGAATATCCGCATGGCCCGCTTTGTGAACTGA
- a CDS encoding Rne/Rng family ribonuclease: MNKELYVSSTPHETRLALAEDGEIAEVYYEREKEYSLAGSIYKGRVTRVLPGMQSAFVDIGLERDAFLYVSDFFEDSEEYDRVVSEAESAVAQLERPAAGPPEPSAAAEPPEAPAGGELRDDRRGRRGRHRGRRGRSGIPEEKFARPSDAGAPEPAALEENAPAPAAPAAAAAFVLPGESLAKYRHPLPPPQAKVEPAPAPARPAEKPPAPAPASAAAFVLPGESLAKYRHRQQTPEEPAIEPEAEPEVVTPPVLAEIEANGGEAEPDDAMAAAVAGIEAEEDQFQPDAPLAAGKGEEDETEEVAEAGEEFEAEDPGQEPGDSDDASAAVRAPEPEARLQAPARGDEERRRERRGGRRHRRRRGEGPATGAAAAPAEASAPAPVTREPREGKNESSRLISDLLHEGQEILVQIAKEPIGKKGARITSHLALPGRYLVYMPTVHHIGVSRRIASDEERARLKRIILEHTQELPGGFIVRTAGAGASEEELRADIRLLANLWNDLRTQFDSVRSPALLHHDLDLVERTLRDQLSKDFTHIWVDADEQFQRVSKFVSLFMPQLVDRLRLYTREEPMFEHFGVQEEINKALHSKVWLKSGGYIVINQTEALVAIDVNTGKYVGKSNRLEDTIVKTNVEAIREIVRQIRLRDLGGIIVIDFIDMDERKNRQKVLQALDEAMRADRAPSKVLAFNDFGLVALTRKRVKQSLERTLGSPCPYCEGVGLVKSPVTVCNEIYSEVKRLAPSIERDDLVLRVNPEIAKLLKAQSAQRLREMEDLVRKAISVRPDPQVHQERFEIY, translated from the coding sequence ATGAACAAGGAATTGTATGTTTCGTCCACCCCCCATGAAACGCGTTTGGCCCTGGCGGAAGATGGGGAAATTGCCGAAGTCTATTACGAACGCGAAAAAGAGTATTCGCTAGCCGGTTCCATTTATAAGGGTCGCGTGACGCGGGTGCTGCCCGGCATGCAGTCTGCCTTTGTGGATATTGGCTTGGAGCGGGACGCGTTTCTCTACGTTTCCGACTTTTTTGAAGACAGCGAAGAGTACGACCGCGTCGTCAGCGAGGCCGAAAGCGCGGTGGCGCAACTGGAGCGGCCGGCCGCCGGGCCGCCGGAACCCTCTGCTGCAGCCGAACCGCCGGAAGCGCCGGCAGGCGGCGAGTTGCGCGACGATCGCCGGGGTCGCCGCGGGCGCCATCGCGGCCGCCGGGGCCGCAGCGGTATTCCGGAAGAAAAATTCGCTCGCCCCTCCGATGCGGGTGCACCGGAGCCGGCTGCGCTGGAAGAGAACGCACCTGCGCCTGCGGCTCCTGCCGCGGCCGCGGCATTCGTGCTGCCGGGTGAGTCGCTGGCCAAATATCGCCATCCCTTGCCGCCACCGCAGGCGAAAGTTGAGCCAGCGCCTGCGCCCGCGCGCCCAGCGGAAAAACCTCCGGCGCCGGCGCCCGCATCCGCTGCGGCATTCGTGCTGCCGGGGGAATCGCTGGCCAAGTATCGCCACCGCCAACAAACACCTGAAGAACCCGCCATCGAGCCAGAAGCCGAGCCGGAAGTGGTAACGCCCCCGGTGCTGGCTGAGATCGAAGCCAACGGTGGCGAAGCCGAGCCTGACGATGCCATGGCTGCCGCGGTCGCCGGCATAGAGGCGGAAGAAGACCAGTTCCAGCCCGATGCTCCGCTGGCAGCCGGGAAAGGGGAAGAAGACGAAACCGAGGAGGTAGCCGAGGCTGGTGAAGAGTTCGAGGCGGAAGATCCCGGCCAGGAACCTGGGGACAGCGATGATGCCAGCGCCGCCGTCCGCGCGCCCGAGCCCGAAGCCCGCTTGCAGGCGCCCGCGCGCGGCGACGAGGAGCGGCGCCGCGAACGCCGTGGCGGACGTCGCCATCGCCGCCGCCGGGGCGAAGGTCCTGCCACCGGCGCTGCGGCTGCTCCGGCTGAGGCGTCGGCGCCCGCGCCGGTGACGCGCGAGCCGCGCGAAGGCAAAAATGAATCGTCCCGCCTGATCAGCGACCTGCTGCACGAAGGCCAGGAGATTCTGGTCCAGATCGCCAAGGAGCCCATCGGCAAAAAAGGCGCGCGCATCACCAGTCATCTGGCGCTGCCCGGCCGTTATCTCGTCTACATGCCGACGGTGCATCACATCGGCGTGTCCCGCCGCATCGCCTCCGACGAAGAACGCGCCCGCCTGAAGCGCATCATTCTCGAACATACGCAGGAGCTGCCCGGTGGTTTCATCGTCCGCACCGCCGGCGCCGGCGCCAGCGAGGAAGAGCTGCGGGCCGACATCCGGCTGCTGGCCAATCTCTGGAATGATCTGCGCACGCAGTTTGACAGTGTGCGCTCGCCCGCCCTGTTGCATCACGACCTCGATCTGGTGGAGCGCACCCTGCGCGACCAGCTCTCGAAAGACTTCACCCACATCTGGGTCGACGCGGACGAGCAGTTTCAGCGCGTGTCCAAATTCGTGAGCCTGTTCATGCCGCAGTTGGTCGACCGGCTGCGCCTGTACACGCGCGAGGAGCCGATGTTCGAGCACTTTGGCGTGCAGGAAGAGATCAACAAGGCCTTACACAGCAAGGTTTGGCTCAAATCCGGCGGCTACATCGTCATCAATCAGACCGAAGCATTGGTGGCGATTGACGTCAACACCGGCAAATACGTGGGCAAATCCAACCGCCTCGAAGACACCATCGTCAAGACCAACGTCGAAGCGATCAGGGAGATTGTCCGCCAAATTCGACTGCGCGACCTGGGCGGCATTATCGTCATCGACTTCATCGACATGGACGAGCGCAAGAACCGTCAGAAGGTGCTGCAGGCGCTCGATGAAGCCATGCGGGCCGACCGTGCGCCCTCCAAGGTCCTGGCCTTCAACGATTTCGGTCTGGTGGCGCTCACCCGTAAGCGCGTCAAGCAGTCCCTCGAACGCACCCTCGGCAGCCCCTGTCCCTATTGCGAAGGAGTCGGCCTGGTGAAGTCGCCGGTGACGGTCTGCAATGAGATTTATTCCGAGGTCAAGCGCCTGGCGCCCTCCATCGAGCGCGACGATTTGGTGCTGCGCGTAAACCCGGAAATCGCCAAGCTGCTGAAAGCGCAGAGCGCCCAGCGCTTGCGCGAGATGGAAGATTTGGTGCGCAAGGCGATTTCGGTGCGCCCCGATCCGCAAGTCCACCAGGAGCGCTTCGAGATTTACTGA
- the pdxS gene encoding pyridoxal 5'-phosphate synthase lyase subunit PdxS — MLKGGVIMDVTDAAQAKIAEAAGATAVMALERVPSDIRKEGGVARMASIRKIREIMQTVSIPVMAKCRIGHFVEAQILEALGVDYIDESEVLTPADEQHHVDKHAFTVPFVCGARNLGEALRRIAEGAAMIRTKGEAGTGDVVHAVRHIRTIVQEMKQLTIMSEQELFARAKELAAPYELVRLVAREGKLPVPNFSAGGIATPADAALVMQLGAEAVFVGSGIFKSEDPAARAHAIVRAATHFRDPKVLLEVCEDLGEPMRGINAAAMPVEEQLQTRGW; from the coding sequence ATGCTCAAAGGCGGCGTCATTATGGACGTCACCGACGCCGCGCAGGCCAAAATCGCCGAAGCCGCCGGCGCAACCGCGGTGATGGCGCTGGAGCGCGTGCCCTCTGACATCCGCAAAGAGGGCGGTGTGGCACGCATGGCCTCGATCCGCAAGATCCGCGAGATCATGCAGACCGTCTCGATTCCGGTCATGGCCAAGTGCCGCATCGGCCATTTTGTCGAGGCGCAGATTCTGGAAGCCCTGGGTGTCGACTACATCGATGAAAGCGAAGTGCTCACGCCGGCCGACGAGCAACACCACGTCGACAAGCACGCCTTCACCGTGCCCTTTGTTTGCGGCGCCCGCAACCTGGGCGAAGCCCTGCGCCGTATCGCCGAAGGCGCGGCCATGATCCGCACCAAGGGCGAGGCCGGCACCGGCGATGTGGTGCACGCCGTCCGCCATATCCGCACCATCGTGCAGGAGATGAAGCAGCTCACCATCATGAGCGAGCAGGAACTGTTCGCCCGCGCCAAGGAATTGGCCGCGCCCTATGAGTTGGTACGGCTGGTGGCGCGGGAAGGGAAGCTGCCGGTTCCGAACTTCTCCGCCGGCGGCATCGCCACTCCCGCCGATGCGGCGCTGGTGATGCAGCTTGGCGCCGAGGCGGTGTTCGTCGGCTCCGGCATTTTTAAATCCGAGGATCCCGCTGCGCGTGCCCACGCCATCGTGCGCGCCGCCACGCATTTCCGCGATCCCAAGGTACTGCTCGAAGTCTGCGAAGACCTCGGCGAACCCATGCGTGGCATCAACGCTGCCGCCATGCCCGTGGAGGAGCAGCTCCAGACGCGGGGCTGGTAA
- the pdxT gene encoding pyridoxal 5'-phosphate synthase glutaminase subunit PdxT, translated as MSPKIGVLALQGDFAAHGDALRREGCEVVWVKRSADLKDLAGLVLPGGESTTMLNFLAENGFDQKLREAASRLPTLATCAGAILLAKRVRAPEQPSLGLLDVTVVRNAYGRQRESSIRTAEVDPAFQETLGAKQLEAVLIRAPQFEELGPAVQVVARAEGLPVLLQQGNWIAASFHPELSPRSQVHRWFCKLLKSA; from the coding sequence GTGTCTCCGAAAATTGGCGTCCTGGCCCTGCAGGGCGATTTTGCCGCCCATGGCGATGCCTTGCGCCGCGAAGGCTGCGAAGTCGTGTGGGTGAAGCGCTCTGCGGATTTGAAGGACCTTGCCGGGCTGGTGCTGCCCGGCGGCGAGAGCACCACCATGCTGAACTTCCTCGCCGAGAACGGTTTCGATCAGAAGCTGCGCGAGGCGGCCAGCCGCCTGCCCACCCTGGCGACCTGCGCGGGCGCCATTCTACTGGCTAAGCGCGTGCGTGCGCCCGAACAGCCTTCCCTTGGCCTGCTGGACGTGACCGTGGTGCGCAATGCCTACGGCCGCCAGCGCGAAAGCTCCATTCGTACCGCCGAGGTCGATCCCGCGTTTCAGGAGACGCTCGGCGCGAAGCAACTCGAGGCAGTTCTGATCCGTGCTCCGCAGTTCGAGGAGCTGGGGCCTGCGGTCCAGGTGGTGGCGCGCGCCGAAGGCCTGCCAGTTCTGTTGCAGCAAGGCAATTGGATCGCCGCGAGCTTTCATCCGGAACTCTCGCCGCGATCGCAGGTGCATCGCTGGTTCTGTAAGCTGCTAAAATCCGCGTAA
- the glgC gene encoding glucose-1-phosphate adenylyltransferase: MPLHPHRRVLALVLAGGRGDRLQPLTRFRSKPAVPFGGRYRIIDFVLSNLVNSGITAIYILTQYKAQSLISHVQRAWWFVGGGQDSFATIVPAQMQLGNLWYRGTADAIYQNLNLIEQYGADAVAVFGADHIYKMNIGQMVDFHFEHGAEATVACMPVAAEQAPGLGIAEADTEGRIRAFVEKPAPEAAPRIPGDRDRVLASMGNYIFDTRVLVDVLLDDASRPGAHDFGRSILPAMATSRRVYAYDFFSNRLPVHHGFGHERPYWRDVGTIPAYFEANMDLRSVTPELNLFNWSWPIMSANFNQPPAKFVFDEDGRRGLALQSLISGGCILAGGFVKDSVLGHNVVVDERAEVTECVVMDNAVIGRGARLHRAIVDKNAHIAPGDTVGVDPQHDQELGYTRDPSGITIVPKAPETPESRVRYR, encoded by the coding sequence ATGCCCCTGCACCCTCATCGCCGCGTCCTCGCTCTCGTGTTGGCGGGCGGACGGGGCGACCGGCTGCAGCCGCTCACGCGCTTCCGCTCCAAGCCCGCAGTGCCCTTCGGCGGGCGTTATCGCATTATTGATTTTGTCCTCAGCAACCTGGTCAATTCCGGCATCACCGCCATTTACATCCTGACGCAATACAAGGCGCAGTCGCTCATCAGCCATGTGCAGCGGGCCTGGTGGTTTGTCGGTGGTGGCCAGGACTCGTTTGCCACCATCGTTCCGGCGCAGATGCAGCTTGGCAATCTCTGGTATCGTGGCACCGCCGACGCCATCTATCAGAACCTCAATCTCATCGAGCAATATGGCGCCGATGCCGTTGCCGTCTTTGGCGCCGATCATATCTACAAGATGAATATCGGCCAGATGGTGGACTTCCATTTCGAGCACGGCGCCGAGGCCACCGTCGCCTGTATGCCGGTGGCCGCGGAGCAGGCGCCCGGTCTGGGCATCGCCGAAGCCGATACCGAGGGCCGCATCCGCGCCTTCGTCGAGAAGCCCGCGCCGGAAGCCGCGCCCCGCATTCCCGGCGACCGCGACCGCGTCCTGGCCTCGATGGGCAACTATATTTTCGATACGCGGGTATTGGTCGATGTGCTGCTCGATGACGCCAGCCGCCCCGGTGCCCACGATTTTGGCCGCTCGATCCTGCCCGCCATGGCCACCTCGCGCCGCGTCTACGCCTACGATTTTTTCAGCAACCGTTTGCCGGTGCATCACGGTTTCGGCCACGAACGGCCGTACTGGCGCGACGTCGGCACCATCCCGGCCTACTTTGAAGCCAACATGGACCTGCGCAGCGTCACCCCGGAGTTGAACCTGTTCAACTGGTCCTGGCCCATCATGAGCGCCAATTTCAACCAGCCGCCGGCCAAATTTGTTTTTGACGAGGACGGCCGGCGCGGTCTGGCCCTGCAATCGCTGATTTCGGGCGGTTGCATCCTGGCCGGCGGCTTCGTGAAGGATTCCGTTCTGGGCCACAACGTCGTGGTGGACGAACGCGCCGAGGTTACCGAATGCGTGGTCATGGATAACGCCGTAATCGGCCGCGGCGCCCGTCTGCACCGCGCCATCGTCGACAAAAACGCGCACATCGCGCCTGGCGATACCGTCGGTGTCGATCCCCAGCACGATCAGGAATTGGGCTACACCCGCGACCCGAGCGGCATTACTATCGTGCCCAAGGCCCCGGAAACGCCAGAGAGCCGCGTCCGCTACCGCTAG
- a CDS encoding TlpA family protein disulfide reductase, producing the protein MALATAALLSLVGLSGCSSRARLGQTVPSFQLRLLNGKEVTLASYRGRVLVLNFWASWCPPCVEETPALNTMAQQLPSSQVVVLGVSIDEDPVAYRTFLERYHIRYPTARDPSQKVMHRYGTRQIPETYIIGPNGRLVRKLVSVANWTSPDMIAFLQRLARSERQTARQ; encoded by the coding sequence ATGGCACTCGCGACAGCCGCACTGCTGAGCCTGGTTGGGCTGAGTGGCTGCAGCTCGCGCGCGCGGCTGGGCCAAACGGTGCCCAGCTTTCAGCTTAGATTGCTGAACGGCAAGGAAGTTACGCTGGCGAGCTATCGCGGCCGGGTGTTGGTGCTGAATTTCTGGGCGAGCTGGTGTCCGCCCTGCGTTGAGGAGACGCCGGCGCTGAACACCATGGCGCAGCAGCTCCCCTCGAGCCAAGTCGTTGTGCTGGGTGTGTCGATTGATGAAGATCCGGTGGCCTATCGCACCTTTCTGGAGCGCTACCACATCCGCTATCCTACTGCGCGCGACCCTTCGCAGAAGGTGATGCACCGCTATGGAACACGGCAGATTCCCGAGACCTACATCATTGGTCCCAATGGCCGGTTAGTGCGCAAACTGGTGAGCGTGGCCAACTGGACCTCGCCGGATATGATTGCCTTCCTGCAGCGCCTGGCGCGGTCGGAGCGGCAGACCGCCCGCCAATAG
- the folE gene encoding GTP cyclohydrolase I FolE: MPTELAPRANTDLVRSLLEQLGEDPSREGLQQTPERYAKAMAYLTSGYRTDLNAILSSALFTVDYDEMVIVRDIEVFSLCEHHLLPFFGRCHVAYLPKGKVLGLSKIPRLVDAFARRLQVQERLTTQIAETLQDWIQPRGVGVVIEARHLCMMMRGVEKQHSSAVTSHMLGLFRTCAETRSEFLSLIRNNSPERN; the protein is encoded by the coding sequence ATGCCTACCGAACTTGCGCCCAGGGCAAATACAGACTTGGTCCGCTCCCTGCTGGAGCAGTTGGGCGAAGATCCCAGTCGCGAAGGCCTGCAGCAGACCCCGGAGCGTTATGCCAAGGCCATGGCCTACCTGACCAGCGGTTACCGCACCGACCTGAACGCCATTCTCAGTAGTGCGCTGTTCACGGTGGATTACGACGAGATGGTCATCGTGCGCGACATCGAGGTGTTCAGCCTCTGCGAGCACCACTTGCTGCCGTTTTTTGGCCGCTGCCATGTGGCGTATCTGCCCAAGGGCAAGGTGCTGGGGCTGAGCAAAATCCCCCGTCTTGTGGACGCCTTTGCCCGCCGCCTGCAAGTGCAGGAGCGCCTCACCACCCAAATTGCCGAAACCTTGCAGGATTGGATTCAGCCGCGCGGCGTCGGGGTGGTGATCGAAGCCCGGCACCTGTGCATGATGATGCGCGGGGTGGAAAAGCAGCACTCCTCCGCAGTGACCAGCCACATGCTGGGCCTGTTTCGCACCTGCGCCGAGACCCGTAGCGAGTTCCTCTCGCTCATCCGCAATAACAGCCCAGAGCGGAACTAG